A DNA window from Methylocystis heyeri contains the following coding sequences:
- a CDS encoding undecaprenyl-phosphate glucose phosphotransferase, giving the protein MCAEPAATPEGTEPREKRLGGVAPQPTLAEIASFSAPDPAYSPIVVAGLVRLGELLLLMGVGFGVHHIHVAAQWGISAEYLVVIPAMSFLAVFALQGMRLYHLAALRSPIHHGFKIAGAWSAVFVAALAAIFFFRVDNSFSRVWLAGWYVGGLFALFLERFAVAAAIRALTRKGRLDRRTAIVGGGPSAAPVLSALAAQEEGDLRIVGVFDDRADTRSPDVVAGYPKLGTVDDLVEFARHARLDLIIFTLPITAEDRLLQMLRKLWVLPVDIRLAAYTHKLKFRPRSYSYLGDVPVIDIFDKPIADWDVFVKAAFDKIVGALCLVAAAPAMLAIALAIKIDSPGPVLFKQKRYGFNNEEIEVYKFRSLYADQQDQSASRLVTRDDPRVTRVGRLIRRTSLDELPQLFNVVFKGNLSLVGPRPHAMHARAAERLYDEVVDGYFARHRVKPGITGWAQINGWRGETDTPEKIQARVEHDLDYIENWSLMRDVYILALTPFALLKTERAY; this is encoded by the coding sequence ATGTGCGCCGAGCCTGCCGCTACGCCAGAGGGAACCGAGCCGCGCGAAAAGCGCCTCGGCGGCGTCGCTCCCCAGCCGACGCTGGCGGAAATCGCCAGCTTCAGCGCTCCCGACCCGGCCTATTCTCCCATAGTGGTCGCGGGCCTGGTCCGGCTCGGAGAATTACTGCTGCTCATGGGCGTCGGCTTCGGCGTGCATCATATCCATGTCGCCGCGCAGTGGGGGATTTCCGCAGAATATCTGGTCGTCATTCCCGCGATGTCCTTCCTGGCCGTATTCGCTTTGCAGGGGATGCGCCTTTATCACCTCGCGGCGCTGCGCTCTCCGATCCATCACGGATTCAAGATCGCGGGAGCCTGGTCGGCGGTGTTCGTGGCCGCGCTCGCCGCCATCTTCTTTTTCCGGGTCGACAACAGCTTCTCCCGCGTCTGGCTGGCGGGCTGGTATGTCGGCGGGCTTTTCGCCCTCTTCCTCGAACGCTTCGCCGTTGCAGCCGCCATCCGCGCCCTGACGCGAAAGGGGCGGCTCGACAGAAGAACCGCCATCGTCGGCGGCGGACCTTCGGCGGCGCCGGTGCTGAGCGCTCTCGCGGCGCAGGAAGAAGGCGATTTGCGGATCGTCGGCGTGTTCGACGATCGCGCCGACACGCGCTCGCCGGATGTCGTCGCCGGCTATCCGAAGCTCGGCACGGTGGATGATCTCGTGGAGTTCGCGCGCCATGCGCGGCTCGACCTCATCATCTTCACCCTGCCCATCACGGCCGAGGATCGCCTGCTGCAGATGCTCCGCAAATTATGGGTGCTGCCGGTGGACATCAGACTGGCGGCTTACACCCACAAGCTGAAATTCCGGCCCCGTTCCTATTCCTATCTCGGCGACGTTCCGGTCATCGACATTTTCGACAAGCCCATCGCCGACTGGGACGTCTTCGTCAAAGCCGCCTTCGACAAGATCGTCGGCGCCTTGTGCCTCGTCGCCGCGGCGCCGGCGATGCTGGCGATCGCCCTCGCCATAAAAATCGACTCGCCCGGCCCCGTGCTCTTCAAGCAGAAGCGCTACGGCTTCAACAATGAGGAGATCGAGGTCTACAAGTTCCGCTCGCTCTACGCCGACCAGCAGGACCAGAGCGCCTCAAGGCTCGTCACCCGCGACGATCCGCGCGTCACCCGGGTCGGACGCCTCATCCGCAGGACGTCGCTCGACGAGTTGCCTCAACTGTTCAACGTCGTTTTCAAGGGCAATCTGTCCCTGGTGGGGCCGCGGCCCCACGCGATGCACGCCCGCGCGGCGGAACGGCTCTATGATGAAGTCGTCGACGGCTATTTCGCGCGCCATCGCGTCAAGCCCGGCATAACCGGCTGGGCGCAGATCAACGGCTGGCGCGGCGAAACCGACACGCCCGAAAAAATCCAGGCGCGCGTCGAGCAT
- a CDS encoding polysaccharide biosynthesis/export family protein — protein sequence MTRFAALLFCALAPAFLSGCAAPGDYRPELLATWPEKGYALGAGDRLRIIVFGQDSLSNSYTVDGSGHISMPLIGPVLVNNRTTATVEREVAERLRAGYVRDPRVSVEVEAYRPFFVLGEVTAAGQFPYVEGMTARTAIAIAGGFSPRGYQGEVDITRVIDGAAVTGRVPLDTLVRPGDTVTVRERIF from the coding sequence ATGACGAGATTTGCTGCTCTCCTGTTTTGCGCGCTGGCGCCGGCGTTCCTGTCGGGCTGCGCCGCGCCCGGAGACTATCGCCCAGAATTATTGGCGACGTGGCCGGAGAAGGGTTACGCGCTCGGCGCAGGCGACCGGCTGCGCATCATCGTGTTCGGACAGGACTCCCTGTCGAACTCCTATACCGTCGACGGCTCCGGACATATTTCGATGCCGCTGATCGGTCCCGTTCTGGTCAACAACCGCACCACCGCCACGGTGGAGCGCGAAGTCGCCGAGCGCCTGCGGGCGGGATATGTCCGCGATCCGCGCGTCTCGGTGGAGGTCGAAGCCTACAGACCTTTCTTCGTGCTCGGGGAAGTGACGGCCGCCGGCCAGTTCCCTTATGTGGAAGGCATGACCGCGCGCACTGCGATTGCGATTGCGGGCGGCTTCTCGCCGCGGGGCTACCAGGGAGAGGTCGACATCACCCGCGTGATCGACGGCGCTGCGGTGACGGGACGCGTTCCGCTGGATACGCTCGTGCGGCCCGGCGACACCGTGACGGTGCGCGAGCGCATATTCTGA
- a CDS encoding GumC family protein, with amino-acid sequence MNAGARDMSDRGVTGEIDLSHILRALSEKRWWILGPTIAAFLSALVFVNVVKPRYTAESRVLLENQENFLPRSEKNDRATEILPDAEAVQSQIQVLTSRDLARRVIKTLGLQGDVEFDPLANGMGLATRAMVLLGLMRDPTQLTPEERILETFADRLNVLSPTKTRILSIEFSSRNPDLAARGANAVAEAYIEFQQQAKRDNAGGAAKTLAALVAELRKQVAEADLRAEQFRVKSGLLVGSNNTTINTQHLSELNTQLSLARTAQADAQAKAKLLREMLRQNRIGDIPDVANNEVFRRLLEQRVTLRAQLALESRTLLPGHPRIKELQAQLGDLDAQGRAVAERIARSLENDARIAGARVENLKQTLDAQKQVVGSSEADEVQLRELERSVRLYREQLESATAKYQEALARENAQATPADARIVQRALAPQAPSFPKKIPITAFAALAALILSSGAIISGELLSGRARVVPPAPGETPARPRSASLLERFSFGDARRADDPTSRPSGAVESDRFVSESAAEPFAAIDEDEDEDEEAVDASEEKRIASERDIIGGIDAARMTSSCVKVLAVSGDASGVASGTILALARGLSRRGRAVLIYADQNEILDRQLDPDRPVASGLRELLAGEADFAEIIRRDPGSRLHFIPSGLEGEADGEEMEPVLEALARTYDFVILTVNSAADALGFAPLFDKVLLRDGDPVAHKLFDLFARSHGDVQLIEDAAGDAVAA; translated from the coding sequence ATGAATGCGGGCGCGCGCGACATGAGCGACAGGGGCGTGACGGGCGAGATCGATCTCTCGCATATTCTCCGCGCCCTTTCCGAAAAGCGCTGGTGGATTCTCGGGCCGACGATCGCCGCCTTCCTGAGCGCGCTCGTTTTCGTCAATGTCGTGAAGCCGCGCTACACGGCGGAGTCGAGGGTCCTGCTGGAGAACCAGGAAAATTTCCTCCCGCGCTCGGAAAAGAACGACCGCGCGACCGAAATCCTCCCCGACGCCGAGGCGGTTCAAAGCCAGATACAGGTGCTCACCTCGCGCGATCTGGCGCGGCGCGTCATCAAGACTCTCGGCCTGCAGGGCGATGTCGAGTTCGATCCTCTCGCCAACGGCATGGGACTGGCGACGCGCGCGATGGTGCTGCTCGGCCTCATGCGCGATCCGACGCAGCTCACTCCCGAAGAACGAATCCTCGAGACTTTCGCCGACAGGCTCAACGTGCTGTCGCCGACCAAGACGCGCATTCTTTCCATCGAATTCTCGTCCCGCAATCCCGATCTTGCGGCGCGCGGCGCCAACGCCGTGGCCGAGGCCTATATCGAATTTCAGCAGCAGGCCAAGCGCGACAACGCGGGCGGAGCCGCAAAGACGCTGGCCGCGCTCGTCGCCGAACTGCGCAAGCAGGTGGCGGAAGCCGATCTGCGCGCCGAGCAGTTCCGGGTGAAATCGGGTCTTCTGGTCGGCTCGAACAACACGACCATCAACACCCAGCATTTGAGCGAGCTCAACACGCAACTGTCGCTGGCGCGCACGGCCCAGGCCGATGCGCAGGCCAAGGCCAAATTGCTGCGGGAGATGCTGCGCCAGAATCGCATCGGCGACATCCCCGACGTGGCCAACAATGAAGTGTTCCGGCGTCTGCTGGAACAGCGCGTGACGCTGCGCGCGCAATTGGCCCTGGAGTCGCGCACCTTGCTTCCCGGCCATCCGCGCATAAAGGAGCTGCAGGCGCAGCTCGGCGATCTCGACGCGCAGGGGCGCGCCGTGGCCGAGCGAATCGCCCGGTCGCTCGAAAACGACGCTCGTATCGCCGGCGCGCGGGTCGAAAACCTCAAGCAGACGCTCGATGCGCAAAAGCAGGTGGTGGGTTCGTCGGAGGCCGATGAAGTGCAGCTGCGCGAGCTCGAGCGCAGCGTGCGGCTCTACAGGGAACAGCTCGAAAGCGCGACAGCCAAATATCAGGAGGCTTTGGCCCGGGAGAACGCTCAGGCGACGCCCGCCGACGCGCGCATCGTCCAGCGGGCGCTGGCGCCGCAGGCTCCGTCCTTCCCGAAGAAAATTCCGATCACTGCTTTCGCTGCTCTGGCCGCGCTGATCCTGTCTTCGGGCGCAATCATCTCGGGAGAGCTGCTTTCCGGCAGGGCGCGCGTCGTCCCCCCGGCGCCGGGCGAAACGCCGGCGCGGCCCCGATCCGCTTCGTTGCTGGAGCGCTTCAGCTTCGGCGATGCGAGGCGAGCCGACGATCCGACTTCACGCCCTTCCGGCGCCGTTGAAAGCGATCGGTTCGTGTCGGAAAGTGCGGCCGAACCCTTTGCCGCCATCGACGAGGATGAAGATGAGGACGAGGAGGCGGTCGACGCGAGCGAAGAAAAACGCATCGCCAGCGAGCGGGACATCATCGGCGGCATCGACGCTGCGCGTATGACCTCCTCCTGCGTCAAAGTGCTGGCGGTCAGCGGCGACGCCAGCGGGGTCGCGTCCGGAACCATATTGGCGCTGGCCCGCGGCCTTTCCCGTCGCGGCCGGGCGGTGCTGATCTACGCCGATCAAAACGAGATCCTGGATCGGCAGCTCGACCCCGACAGGCCTGTCGCGAGCGGACTGCGGGAGCTTCTCGCCGGGGAGGCCGATTTCGCGGAGATCATCCGACGCGACCCGGGCTCCCGTCTCCATTTCATCCCTTCCGGGCTGGAAGGCGAGGCGGACGGAGAGGAGATGGAGCCGGTTCTGGAGGCCCTGGCGCGCACCTATGATTTCGTGATCCTGACGGTCAATTCGGCGGCGGACGCACTGGGCTTCGCGCCTTTGTTCGACAAGGTGCTGCTGCGCGACGGCGATCCGGTCGCGCATAAATTGTTCGATCTCTTCGCGCGCTCGCACGGCGACGTCCAGCTGATAGAAGACGCCGCCGGCGACGCCGTGGCGGCATAG
- a CDS encoding GNAT family N-acetyltransferase, with the protein MVTKVETSALSEPAVEAFPRLDDAREAWRELFACAPASPYQSYDYVSAWLETLGAGSRLAPMIVVARGGDGRPEALVPLAVREFAGFRVAEFLCGRESNFNLALTRPGAGLNLRDLLVSAARGQARPPDLFYLRNQPRSFADFENPMIGPDARPSPSFAYASRLPASAAALEERFSKDAHKKLRSKTRRLSSLGSLAFEHDARSARRDEIIRALATQKAARLATMGVAGFNADVARAFLSAVADCGLLEVHGLSVSGRVVAAYVGLVDRGRFCGLFNSFDMEPEIARLSPCDILLHALLQNLVARGFSHFDLGVGEARYKSAVCEETIALYDSIIPVTTRGALAAPLFRKFIDAKRAIKQTPALARALEKIRRLVV; encoded by the coding sequence ATGGTTACTAAAGTCGAAACTTCGGCGCTTTCCGAGCCTGCAGTCGAAGCGTTTCCTCGCCTCGACGACGCGCGCGAAGCCTGGCGCGAACTCTTCGCCTGTGCGCCCGCAAGCCCTTACCAAAGCTATGATTATGTCTCGGCCTGGCTGGAGACCCTCGGCGCGGGCTCTCGCCTCGCGCCGATGATCGTCGTGGCGCGCGGCGGCGACGGGCGGCCGGAAGCTCTCGTTCCCCTGGCCGTGCGAGAATTCGCCGGATTTCGCGTGGCGGAGTTTCTGTGCGGGCGGGAAAGCAATTTCAATCTGGCTTTGACGAGGCCCGGAGCCGGGCTGAACCTTCGTGATCTGCTCGTTTCGGCCGCACGCGGACAGGCGCGTCCTCCCGATCTGTTCTATCTACGCAATCAGCCCCGCTCTTTCGCGGATTTCGAGAATCCCATGATCGGCCCGGACGCCAGGCCCAGTCCGAGCTTCGCCTACGCCTCGCGCCTTCCCGCCTCCGCCGCCGCGCTCGAAGAACGGTTCTCCAAAGACGCGCACAAGAAGCTGCGCAGCAAGACGAGGCGATTGTCGTCGCTGGGCTCCCTCGCTTTCGAGCATGACGCGCGCAGCGCGCGCAGGGATGAAATAATCCGGGCTCTGGCGACGCAGAAAGCCGCCCGTCTCGCAACCATGGGCGTAGCCGGCTTCAATGCAGACGTGGCGCGCGCGTTTCTCAGCGCCGTCGCCGACTGCGGCCTGCTCGAAGTCCATGGCCTGAGCGTTTCGGGACGGGTCGTCGCGGCCTATGTCGGCCTCGTCGATCGCGGCAGATTCTGCGGGCTGTTCAACTCCTTCGACATGGAGCCGGAGATCGCGCGGCTTTCGCCTTGCGATATCCTGCTTCATGCCCTGCTGCAAAATCTCGTGGCGCGAGGATTCTCCCATTTCGATCTCGGCGTGGGAGAGGCCCGCTACAAATCCGCCGTCTGCGAGGAGACCATCGCGCTTTATGACAGCATTATCCCCGTGACGACGCGCGGAGCGCTCGCGGCGCCCCTGTTCAGAAAATTCATCGACGCCAAAAGAGCGATCAAGCAGACCCCTGCCCTCGCGCGAGCGCTGGAGAAAATCAGGCGGCTCGTCGTTTGA
- a CDS encoding polysaccharide deacetylase family protein — translation MTNWREIAIEAGMGFFRASGAHRLAEAYTRGRGAILMLHSVRNPAHRDFAPNQTLEISPDFLEALLDHLHNRGVRIVSLDDALAELRRGESDAPPFVALTFDDGYRDLVENALPVMERRGAPFTAYIASGFADGSARLWWVEMEEAFRRLDRIDIVAGGRRLDMRCETAAEKSEAFSELYWLLRAGGEEELLRVSLALCAEARIDPLRLTANLCLDWKALEPLARHELATIGAHSVTHARLAKLDAGAAIREMSESRAAIVRELGVDARHFCYPVGDATSAGRREFTLARELGFASGVTTRPGMLFSEHAEHLHALPRLSVNGRHQSLEEFDILLSGAPFALMNRGRKVVAA, via the coding sequence ATGACGAATTGGCGCGAGATCGCCATCGAGGCGGGAATGGGATTCTTTCGCGCCAGCGGGGCGCACCGCCTGGCCGAAGCCTATACGCGCGGACGGGGTGCGATATTGATGCTCCATAGCGTGCGCAATCCCGCCCATCGGGACTTCGCGCCCAATCAGACGCTGGAAATCTCCCCCGACTTTCTCGAAGCGCTGCTGGACCATCTTCACAATCGGGGCGTGAGGATCGTCTCGCTCGACGACGCTCTGGCCGAATTGCGTCGGGGCGAAAGCGACGCGCCGCCCTTTGTCGCGCTCACCTTCGACGACGGCTATCGCGATCTGGTCGAAAACGCCCTGCCGGTGATGGAGCGGCGCGGCGCTCCCTTCACCGCCTATATCGCCTCGGGCTTCGCGGACGGCTCGGCGCGCCTGTGGTGGGTCGAGATGGAGGAGGCGTTCCGCCGCCTCGATCGAATCGACATCGTAGCGGGAGGCCGGCGCCTCGACATGCGCTGCGAAACCGCCGCCGAAAAGAGCGAGGCCTTTTCCGAACTGTACTGGCTCCTGCGCGCGGGCGGCGAGGAAGAGCTGTTGCGCGTGTCGCTTGCGCTGTGCGCGGAGGCCCGCATCGATCCGCTGCGGCTCACGGCGAACCTGTGCCTGGATTGGAAGGCGCTGGAGCCGCTGGCGCGTCACGAGCTCGCGACCATCGGCGCCCATAGCGTCACCCATGCGCGCCTCGCAAAGCTCGACGCCGGCGCCGCTATCAGGGAAATGTCGGAGAGCAGAGCCGCAATCGTCCGGGAACTCGGCGTCGACGCCCGCCATTTCTGCTATCCGGTGGGAGACGCAACCTCGGCCGGGCGGCGAGAATTCACGCTGGCGCGGGAGCTCGGCTTCGCCAGCGGCGTGACCACCCGTCCCGGCATGCTTTTCTCCGAACACGCGGAACATTTGCACGCGCTGCCCCGCCTTTCGGTGAACGGGCGGCATCAGAGCCTGGAGGAATTCGATATCCTTTTGAGCGGGGCGCCCTTCGCCTTGATGAACAGGGGCCGAAAGGTCGTCGCGGCCTGA
- a CDS encoding J domain-containing protein → MLVLLATSADQLAPMWVDVLYLHRLATGQQFVLQTAAAALGRPVLATFAAAQTWLALGAIATASLYFLLRGFASRQARGWSDWFWIAGIALVFFAPTVAPDVTLERVDYIAAFSAGLQGHAVLETARRIPRFQSLFPEVVMAARAVLATCAGWFAALCMHDIGYRLHEALVDFGLVDEETTDERRFQSFDRAAAEASRRGESKSAREESGQGFGHRDGDETRFDNPRAQAYAILGVRMGASRDEIERAYRSRMKTAHPDHGGSVERAATLNQARDLLLPRA, encoded by the coding sequence ATGCTGGTTCTCCTCGCGACGTCGGCGGATCAGCTCGCGCCGATGTGGGTCGACGTTCTTTACCTGCACAGGCTGGCGACGGGTCAGCAATTCGTTCTGCAGACCGCCGCCGCTGCGCTCGGAAGGCCGGTCCTCGCGACTTTCGCCGCGGCGCAGACATGGCTGGCGCTCGGGGCGATTGCGACGGCCTCGCTTTATTTCCTGCTGCGCGGGTTCGCCAGCCGGCAGGCCCGGGGCTGGAGCGATTGGTTCTGGATCGCCGGAATCGCCCTCGTCTTCTTCGCTCCCACCGTCGCTCCGGACGTTACGCTGGAGCGGGTCGATTACATCGCGGCTTTTTCCGCCGGACTGCAAGGGCACGCCGTCCTGGAGACGGCCAGGCGCATCCCTCGCTTCCAGAGTCTGTTCCCCGAGGTCGTGATGGCGGCGCGGGCTGTTCTCGCGACCTGCGCAGGCTGGTTCGCGGCGTTGTGCATGCACGATATCGGCTATCGGCTGCATGAAGCCTTGGTCGATTTTGGACTGGTCGACGAAGAAACGACAGACGAGCGGCGCTTCCAGTCCTTCGACCGGGCCGCGGCAGAGGCCTCGCGCCGGGGCGAAAGCAAGTCCGCCAGAGAAGAGAGCGGGCAGGGCTTCGGCCACCGCGATGGGGACGAGACGAGGTTCGACAATCCCAGAGCGCAAGCATACGCCATTCTGGGCGTTAGAATGGGAGCCAGCCGCGACGAGATCGAGCGGGCCTATCGCTCCAGGATGAAGACCGCCCATCCCGACCACGGCGGTTCGGTGGAGCGGGCGGCGACGCTCAACCAGGCGCGAGACCTGCTTCTGCCGCGCGCGTGA
- a CDS encoding M48 family metallopeptidase, with translation MTSLAAIICVAIVLSTALGVYLRLRQLDWVAQNSQAVPADFANHVTLEEHRRAAEYNLLKTRFSIVSAIFDGAVSLLWLVFWLTPLYLAIGAVIEPGLTRSVAIVLAFGLASSLLQLPFDFAETFWLEARFGFNRQTVPGFFVDQLKAGMLEFVVMTPLLYGMFAVLHAWPESWWLFAFAGFILFMVAMIAIYPTFIAPLFNEFSPLPDEAMRERLERLLRKCGFESRGLFVMDASRRSSRGNAYFTGFGKAKRIVFYDTLLTRHTPEEIESILAHELGHFKFGHVRQMLALTAAVAFAGFAALSWALGPNGLTLAFGLPYEPGLALIAAYLAKDPVMHILSPLLSWRSRRAEFEADDFAKSMVGEEPMISALTRLTRDNLATLTPDRIYALFYYSHPPVPVRIAHLRGAS, from the coding sequence ATGACTTCCCTGGCCGCAATCATTTGCGTAGCGATCGTCTTGTCCACGGCCCTCGGGGTCTATCTGCGGCTGCGGCAGCTCGATTGGGTGGCGCAAAACAGTCAGGCCGTCCCCGCCGATTTTGCGAACCACGTGACCCTGGAGGAGCATCGCCGCGCAGCGGAATACAATCTCCTGAAGACCCGCTTTTCGATCGTTTCGGCGATCTTCGACGGCGCAGTCTCGCTGCTGTGGCTCGTCTTCTGGCTGACGCCCTTGTACCTCGCCATCGGCGCGGTCATCGAGCCGGGATTGACCAGGAGCGTCGCCATCGTGCTCGCCTTCGGCCTTGCGTCGTCCCTGCTGCAACTGCCCTTCGATTTCGCGGAGACCTTCTGGCTGGAGGCGCGGTTTGGCTTCAACCGTCAGACCGTTCCCGGCTTCTTCGTCGATCAGCTGAAGGCGGGGATGCTCGAATTCGTGGTGATGACGCCCCTGCTTTACGGAATGTTCGCGGTCCTGCATGCGTGGCCCGAGAGCTGGTGGTTGTTCGCCTTCGCCGGCTTCATCCTGTTCATGGTGGCGATGATCGCGATTTATCCGACCTTCATCGCGCCGCTGTTCAATGAATTCTCGCCTTTGCCGGATGAAGCCATGCGCGAGCGGCTCGAGCGTCTCTTGCGCAAATGCGGCTTCGAGTCGCGCGGATTGTTCGTGATGGACGCATCCCGGCGCTCATCGCGCGGCAACGCCTATTTCACCGGCTTCGGCAAGGCCAAGCGCATCGTCTTTTACGACACCTTGCTGACCCGGCACACGCCGGAAGAGATCGAATCGATCCTCGCCCATGAGCTCGGCCACTTCAAATTCGGCCATGTGAGGCAGATGCTGGCCCTGACCGCGGCCGTCGCCTTCGCGGGCTTCGCCGCGCTGAGCTGGGCGCTGGGGCCCAACGGCCTCACCCTGGCTTTCGGCCTGCCTTACGAGCCGGGCCTCGCCCTGATCGCCGCCTATCTCGCCAAGGACCCGGTCATGCACATATTGTCGCCGCTGCTCTCCTGGCGGTCGCGCCGGGCGGAGTTCGAGGCCGACGATTTCGCCAAGTCCATGGTGGGCGAAGAACCGATGATCTCGGCTCTGACCCGCCTCACGCGGGATAATCTCGCGACTCTCACTCCCGACCGGATATATGCGCTGTTCTATTATTCCCACCCGCCAGTTCCGGTCAGGATCGCGCATCTCAGGGGAGCGTCGTAG
- a CDS encoding LysR family transcriptional regulator: protein MDQINSMKAFVAVAETGHFALASERLGLSRAMASKLVADLETHLGLRLLNRTTRRVGLTEQGATYLERCRDILAAIDEAHAEVTSQGAEPAGRLRVTAPVSFGSSHIAPQLSAFLERHPRVEAELVLNDRMVDIVEEGFDLAIRVGRLADSSLIARRIGVTRLLLCASPTYLAAHGRPKTPADLSRYQCLLYSYASTGAVWTFSGPNGTETARVSGRVLSNNGEALCRMAAAGFGVTGAPDFMAEPYLKSGALEQLLVDYPSEPAGIYAIHSSRRHVPPKVRAFIDQLASAFDSGNGLV, encoded by the coding sequence ATGGACCAGATCAATTCCATGAAAGCCTTCGTGGCTGTGGCCGAAACCGGCCATTTCGCGCTCGCCTCCGAGCGACTCGGCCTATCCAGGGCGATGGCGAGCAAGCTGGTGGCGGATCTCGAAACCCATCTCGGCCTGCGCCTGCTCAATCGCACCACGCGCAGGGTCGGCCTGACCGAACAGGGCGCGACCTATCTCGAACGCTGCCGCGACATTCTCGCCGCCATTGACGAGGCCCATGCCGAAGTCACCTCGCAGGGCGCCGAGCCTGCGGGTCGTCTGCGGGTGACGGCTCCCGTCTCGTTCGGCTCGTCGCATATCGCGCCGCAGCTTTCCGCCTTTCTGGAGCGTCATCCTCGCGTCGAGGCGGAGCTGGTCCTCAACGACCGCATGGTCGACATCGTCGAAGAGGGCTTCGATCTCGCCATTCGCGTCGGCCGGCTCGCCGACAGCTCCCTTATCGCGCGCAGGATCGGCGTGACCCGCCTCCTGCTTTGTGCGTCGCCGACCTATCTGGCCGCGCACGGACGCCCCAAAACTCCAGCCGATCTTTCCCGCTACCAATGCCTGCTCTATTCCTACGCCAGCACCGGCGCGGTCTGGACGTTCTCGGGGCCGAACGGAACCGAGACGGCGCGGGTCTCGGGACGAGTTCTGAGCAATAATGGCGAAGCGCTCTGCCGAATGGCGGCTGCCGGCTTCGGGGTGACGGGGGCGCCCGATTTCATGGCCGAGCCCTATCTCAAATCCGGGGCGCTGGAGCAACTGCTGGTCGACTACCCCAGCGAACCGGCCGGCATCTATGCGATCCATTCGAGCCGCCGCCATGTGCCGCCGAAGGTCAGGGCCTTTATCGACCAGCTCGCCTCGGCGTTCGACAGCGGGAACGGTCTGGTCTGA
- a CDS encoding DoxX family protein, with translation MPVSITAPYGALLLRLTLGVMFLAHGLLKVFVFTLPGTVKFFAMLGYPAALAYVVVGLEILGGLALLTGLFTRTVSLALVPVLVGALLVHLHNGWLFSAANGGWEFPALWIMLLLVQALVGPGAFALRLPGASRNSLAPSSI, from the coding sequence ATGCCCGTTTCGATCACTGCTCCCTATGGCGCTCTGCTGCTGCGTCTGACCCTCGGCGTCATGTTCCTCGCCCATGGATTGCTCAAGGTCTTCGTGTTCACGCTTCCGGGCACGGTAAAATTCTTCGCCATGCTCGGCTATCCCGCCGCTCTCGCCTATGTCGTCGTCGGCCTCGAGATTCTCGGCGGCCTCGCGCTGCTGACCGGCCTCTTCACGCGCACGGTTTCGCTCGCTCTCGTTCCCGTTCTCGTCGGGGCTTTGCTCGTCCATTTGCACAACGGCTGGCTGTTCTCGGCCGCCAACGGCGGCTGGGAGTTTCCGGCGCTCTGGATCATGCTGCTGCTGGTGCAGGCGCTGGTGGGGCCGGGGGCCTTCGCGCTTCGGCTGCCCGGCGCAAGCCGCAATTCTCTAGCGCCGTCGTCGATCTGA
- a CDS encoding flavodoxin family protein, translating into MSLIAIVYHSGYGHTARQAEAVARGALTVPGVSAALIKVEEAERHWADLEKAEAIIFGSPTYMGSASAQFKAFMDASSRVWVEQGWKDKLAAGFTNSSSQSGDKLATLQQLAIFAAQHAMVWVGLGLMPGNNSSAGRAEDLNRLGSFLGAMAQSNADQGPEYGPTPADLKTAEHLGRRVAEAANRWSAGRGGPA; encoded by the coding sequence ATGTCTCTGATCGCGATCGTCTATCACAGCGGCTACGGCCACACTGCGAGACAGGCCGAAGCCGTCGCTCGGGGAGCCCTGACGGTTCCCGGCGTCTCAGCGGCGCTGATAAAGGTGGAAGAAGCCGAGCGGCATTGGGCCGATCTGGAAAAGGCCGAGGCGATCATATTCGGATCGCCGACCTATATGGGCAGCGCCTCCGCGCAATTTAAGGCTTTCATGGATGCGAGCTCCAGGGTCTGGGTGGAACAGGGCTGGAAGGACAAGCTGGCGGCGGGCTTCACCAATTCGTCGAGCCAGAGCGGCGACAAGCTCGCGACGCTTCAACAGCTTGCGATTTTCGCCGCCCAGCACGCCATGGTCTGGGTCGGCCTCGGTCTGATGCCGGGAAACAACTCCAGCGCGGGCCGCGCGGAGGATTTGAACCGGCTCGGAAGCTTTCTCGGGGCGATGGCGCAGTCCAACGCCGACCAGGGGCCGGAATACGGGCCGACGCCGGCGGACCTCAAGACCGCCGAGCATCTCGGGCGCCGCGTCGCCGAGGCGGCGAACCGCTGGAGCGCGGGCAGGGGCGGGCCGGCGTAG